A stretch of Armatimonadota bacterium DNA encodes these proteins:
- a CDS encoding single-stranded DNA-binding protein, translating into MINVCVLVGRIVNDPEMRYTASGMAVVNFRLAVERQRKQEGQQDTDFLDIVAFGKTGEFVAQYLDKGARVGVEGRIQSRNWQTNDGQKRTSVEIVANTVQQLETRQESELRRSQRGGGPQSGGQSAPRPMPSRPAPDSAPAGYQDQGAEDYGPIGDDEDPFGDQ; encoded by the coding sequence GTGATCAACGTCTGTGTGCTCGTGGGTAGGATTGTCAACGATCCCGAAATGCGCTACACCGCAAGCGGAATGGCAGTGGTCAACTTCCGTCTCGCGGTGGAACGTCAGCGCAAGCAGGAAGGCCAGCAGGATACGGACTTCCTGGACATCGTTGCATTCGGAAAGACTGGCGAGTTCGTGGCCCAGTACCTCGACAAAGGGGCGCGAGTGGGAGTCGAGGGGCGGATTCAGTCGCGCAACTGGCAGACCAACGACGGCCAGAAGCGTACCAGCGTTGAGATTGTCGCAAACACGGTCCAACAACTGGAGACCCGGCAGGAGTCGGAATTGCGGCGGTCACAGCGTGGCGGCGGCCCACAGAGTGGTGGGCAGTCCGCGCCGCGGCCCATGCCGTCAAGGCCTGCACCTGATTCCGCGCCCGCCGGCTACCAGGACCAGGGCGCCGAGGACTACGGGCCCATTGGAGACGATGAAGACCCCTTTGGCGACCAGTAG
- a CDS encoding ROK family protein, which produces MSSQGDQYSLGIDLGGTTFAVGVFDDQGRLVDRGSYDTPVGASPDALVSALERGVRQHGEKAPGGLASLVGVAIGFPGPVDPDAGVVKQAPNIRGLSGFPLTRTLGDRLGGIPVHLQNDAYCATLAELRWGAGREVDNLLMFTLGTGVGGGVAMNNRVIRGPRQILGEVGHIVIEPNGRKCGCGNFGCLEAMAAKQAIIDMAARAIQSGRPTLLNDLTSGNQCRLTPQVVTEACEAGDAAAIDVYQRAGYYIGLALCNCIVLCDPDLIVIGGGIAAAGKFIFDPIKRTVAARSLISGFDVQNIVPARFGNDAGVFGAGALAWEQA; this is translated from the coding sequence TTGAGCAGTCAAGGAGATCAGTACAGCCTGGGCATCGACCTGGGCGGCACCACTTTTGCGGTGGGCGTTTTCGACGACCAGGGCCGTCTCGTTGACCGGGGTTCTTATGACACCCCGGTCGGCGCGTCCCCGGACGCTCTTGTTTCCGCTCTGGAACGCGGCGTGCGGCAGCACGGCGAGAAAGCGCCCGGCGGCCTCGCAAGCCTGGTCGGGGTCGCCATCGGCTTCCCCGGTCCCGTTGACCCCGATGCGGGCGTGGTGAAGCAGGCTCCCAATATCAGGGGCCTCAGCGGGTTCCCCCTTACCCGTACGCTTGGCGACCGTTTGGGCGGCATTCCGGTCCATCTTCAGAATGACGCCTACTGCGCTACCCTTGCCGAACTGCGCTGGGGCGCGGGCAGGGAAGTCGACAACCTGCTGATGTTCACCCTGGGTACGGGTGTCGGCGGCGGCGTGGCCATGAACAACCGGGTCATCCGAGGGCCGCGTCAGATTCTGGGTGAGGTCGGTCATATCGTCATCGAGCCCAACGGGCGCAAGTGCGGCTGCGGCAACTTCGGCTGCCTGGAGGCCATGGCTGCAAAGCAGGCCATCATCGACATGGCCGCCCGGGCGATCCAGTCCGGCCGCCCCACACTCCTGAATGACCTTACCAGCGGCAATCAGTGCCGTCTCACCCCGCAGGTCGTCACGGAGGCCTGTGAGGCAGGAGATGCGGCCGCAATCGATGTTTACCAGCGGGCGGGCTACTACATCGGCCTGGCGCTGTGTAACTGCATTGTCCTGTGCGACCCGGACTTGATCGTGATCGGTGGGGGCATCGCCGCAGCGGGGAAGTTCATCTTTGACCCGATCAAGCGCACGGTGGCAGCGCGCAGCCTGATCAGCGGTTTCGACGTGCAGAACATCGTCCCGGCGCGGTTCGGCAACGACGCCGGTGTCTTCGGGGCCGGAGCCCTGGCGTGGGAACAGGCCTGA